From Nicotiana tabacum cultivar K326 chromosome 20, ASM71507v2, whole genome shotgun sequence, one genomic window encodes:
- the LOC107808793 gene encoding aquaporin PIP1-1-like — translation MENKEEDVRLGANKYSERQAIGTAVQSDKDYTEPPPVPPFEAGELMSWSFYRAGIAEFMATFLFLYITILTVMGVSKSEPKCSTVGIQGIAWAFVGMIFALVYCTAGISGGHINPAVTFGLFLERKLSLTREVFYVVMQCLGARDSHVPLLAPLPIGFAVFLVHLATIPITGFSAAAS, via the coding sequence ATGGAGAACAAAGAAGAAGATGTAAGATTAGGAGCAAACAAATATTCAGAGAGGCAAGCGATTGGGACGGCAGTGCAGAGTGACAAGGATTATACGGAGCCACCACCAGTGCCACCGTTTGAGGCAGGAGAATTGATGTCTTGGTCATTCTATCGTGCTGGAATTGCTGAGTTCATGGCCACTTTCCTCTTCCTTTACATCACTATCTTAACAGTGATGGGTGTTTCAAAGTCTGAGCCCAAATGCTCCACTGTTGGTATTCAAGGCATTGCTTGGGCTTTTGTGGGCATGATCTTTGCACTTGTCTACTGTACTGCTGGCATTTCTGGAGGACACATAAATCCAGCAGTGACCTTTGGACTGTTCTTGGAAAGGAAACTGTCGTTGACAAGGGAAGTGTTCTATGTGGTGATGCAGTGTCTTGGTGCTAGGGATTCACATGTCCCTCTTTTGGCACCATTGCCTATTGGATTTGCTGTGTTCCTGGTACACTTGGCCACAATTCCAATCACTGGTTTTTCTGCTGCTGCATCTTAG